A stretch of Planktothrix serta PCC 8927 DNA encodes these proteins:
- a CDS encoding KGK domain-containing protein, which produces MSDVVDSENCEDYEVLLFENHTSLVQKIKQNFESALKDSIQSIIISVSGQQSSDIFHIIVGGKYCNQQWFEEGKECKLLKLGAKEWQPGKVRIKVTLEFCPDELEEVEFQEEEKIDEMDKVAKSLDDIRQKLNQETK; this is translated from the coding sequence ATGAGTGATGTTGTTGATTCAGAAAATTGTGAAGATTATGAAGTTCTATTGTTTGAGAATCATACTTCTCTTGTTCAAAAAATTAAACAAAATTTTGAGAGTGCTTTAAAAGACTCTATACAGTCTATTATAATCTCAGTTTCTGGTCAACAATCTAGTGACATATTTCATATAATTGTAGGTGGTAAATATTGTAATCAACAATGGTTTGAAGAAGGAAAAGAGTGTAAACTTTTAAAATTAGGAGCGAAGGAATGGCAACCCGGAAAGGTTAGAATTAAAGTTACTCTCGAATTTTGTCCTGATGAACTAGAAGAAGTAGAATTTCAAGAGGAAGAAAAAATAGACGAAATGGATAAAGTAGCAAAATCCTTAGATGATATTCGTCAGAAATTAAACCAGGAGACGAAGTAG